The Thermoleophilum album genome contains a region encoding:
- a CDS encoding bis-aminopropyl spermidine synthase family protein produces MKLHPEERLLALLAETADPWELAGRARVPFPVLVGMLRDLEERGLVEAAPGRLTLTAEGRERAPRLVRFDGRALAALARRYRKLAAERPAATDAFDQGHLTLESLMDRVAELAAWGDLFEGVRIAVMGDDDLFSIALGLSGAPAKVTVFEIDERLTAFIGELAERHRLPVEVYTHDLRKPLPRSHRGRYDVFVCDPSETRAGLRMFVGRGLSALAPGAGRAGYFGVTLVESDYEKWRELQAWLAAQPVVISQIRPEQGFYENWPTQLEEARAFGHVAFERKAKAPWYRSALWRLETLDGFVPRNPRPLPGDPIADEHYFAIASKERG; encoded by the coding sequence GTGAAGCTGCATCCCGAAGAACGCCTGCTCGCGCTGCTCGCGGAGACCGCCGACCCGTGGGAATTGGCGGGCCGGGCACGCGTACCGTTCCCGGTGCTCGTCGGGATGCTGCGCGACCTCGAGGAGCGGGGGCTCGTCGAAGCTGCGCCCGGGCGCCTGACGCTGACCGCGGAGGGACGCGAGCGTGCGCCGCGTCTCGTGCGTTTCGACGGCCGCGCTCTAGCAGCGCTTGCACGCAGATATCGCAAGCTCGCCGCCGAGCGTCCCGCGGCGACCGATGCTTTCGATCAGGGCCACCTGACGCTCGAGAGCTTGATGGACCGGGTGGCCGAGCTCGCCGCGTGGGGCGATCTCTTTGAGGGCGTGCGCATCGCCGTGATGGGCGATGACGACCTGTTTTCGATCGCCCTTGGGCTGAGCGGAGCGCCGGCGAAGGTCACGGTATTCGAGATTGACGAGCGCCTCACGGCCTTCATCGGGGAGCTGGCGGAGCGCCATCGGCTGCCCGTCGAGGTTTACACGCACGACCTGCGCAAACCGTTGCCGCGGTCTCACCGCGGTCGCTACGACGTCTTCGTTTGCGATCCCTCAGAGACGCGGGCCGGTCTGCGCATGTTCGTCGGCCGCGGCCTCTCGGCCCTTGCGCCCGGCGCCGGTCGCGCCGGCTACTTCGGGGTGACGCTTGTCGAGTCCGACTACGAGAAGTGGCGCGAGCTACAGGCGTGGCTCGCGGCCCAGCCGGTGGTCATCAGTCAGATCCGGCCCGAGCAAGGCTTCTACGAAAACTGGCCGACGCAGCTCGAGGAGGCGCGCGCTTTCGGGCACGTCGCCTTTGAGCGGAAGGCGAAGGCACCGTGGTACCGGTCGGCACTGTGGCGGCTCGAGACGCTGGACGGCTTCGTGCCGCGCAACCCGCGGCCGCTTCCCGGCGACCCAATCGCCGACGAGCACTATTTCGCAATCGCGAGCAAGGAAAGGGGGTGA
- a CDS encoding universal stress protein: MFKTMVVGTDGSATAREAVRQAAELAAALGASVHVVSAYEPIPESRLRIERQQAPEDIEWAINPREEVNAVLDDAAALIKQKGAEVFLHPREGDAADAILDVAEEVGADLIVVGNKGMTGAKRFLLGSVPNKVSHHAPCSVLIIRTT, translated from the coding sequence ATGTTCAAGACGATGGTCGTCGGCACCGACGGGTCCGCGACCGCCCGAGAGGCGGTCCGTCAAGCCGCGGAGCTAGCCGCGGCGCTGGGCGCGAGCGTGCACGTGGTGAGCGCTTACGAGCCGATCCCCGAGTCGCGGTTGCGCATTGAACGCCAGCAGGCGCCGGAGGACATCGAGTGGGCGATCAACCCCCGGGAGGAGGTAAACGCCGTGCTCGATGATGCGGCGGCGCTGATCAAGCAGAAGGGCGCTGAGGTGTTCTTGCACCCGCGCGAAGGCGATGCCGCGGACGCCATCCTCGACGTTGCCGAGGAGGTCGGTGCGGACCTCATCGTCGTCGGCAACAAGGGCATGACCGGCGCCAAGCGGTTTTTGCTGGGAAGCGTCCCGAACAAGGTTTCGCATCACGCTCCCTGCAGCGTGCTGATCATCCGCACTACCTAG
- a CDS encoding lysophospholipid acyltransferase family protein — MTNREAHEFARKRGVSPLLYRIVRALTLAFMRLWFRLEIQGAEHIPRRGAAIICPNHKSFWDAFFVGAATTRPLRYMAKTELIEGPFGSLLVRLGAFPVKRGQSDREALQTARHLLEQGELLVIFPEGTRVRDPERLGQPHRGAGRLAIETQAPIVPAAIAGSDHLFLGPLPKPRKVRVAFGRPLPPPPVPATPDAAREFVDRALWPRVEVEYRRLRERRGLLATIFALLGLGGYTLLRKRRR; from the coding sequence GTGACCAATCGTGAGGCGCACGAATTCGCCCGCAAAAGGGGCGTCTCTCCGCTCCTGTACAGGATCGTGCGGGCACTCACGCTGGCCTTCATGCGGCTGTGGTTTCGTCTTGAGATCCAGGGCGCTGAGCACATCCCGAGACGCGGCGCCGCGATCATTTGCCCGAACCACAAGAGCTTCTGGGACGCCTTCTTCGTGGGCGCCGCGACCACCCGGCCACTGCGCTACATGGCTAAGACGGAGCTCATCGAGGGGCCGTTCGGATCCCTACTCGTGAGGCTCGGAGCATTCCCGGTCAAGCGCGGGCAGTCGGACCGCGAAGCGCTCCAAACGGCCCGACACCTGCTCGAGCAGGGCGAGCTGTTGGTGATCTTTCCGGAGGGCACGCGCGTTCGCGATCCGGAGCGCCTCGGCCAGCCCCACCGGGGCGCCGGCAGGTTGGCGATCGAAACCCAGGCGCCGATCGTCCCCGCTGCGATCGCCGGCAGCGACCATCTCTTCCTCGGGCCCCTGCCGAAGCCGCGCAAGGTGCGGGTCGCCTTCGGCCGGCCGCTACCGCCGCCGCCGGTTCCTGCAACACCGGACGCGGCCCGGGAGTTTGTGGACCGCGCCCTGTGGCCGCGCGTAGAGGTCGAGTATCGGCGCCTGCGCGAGCGGCGCGGATTGCTGGCGACGATCTTCGCGCTGCTGGGGCTAGGCGGCTACACGCTGCTTAGGAAGCGCCGTCGCTGA
- a CDS encoding class I SAM-dependent methyltransferase, with translation MPVEEVAVGGVRLRLGRPADPESLLREEAFADESLLPYWAELWPSGRLLAEWVAKSPSVPGRRVLELGAGLGLPSLVAAARGAEVVANDWSAPAVRCLRANAARNGLALRVLRADWGQPEALLASAPFDLVLAADVLYERRAVRQLLALVPKLLGNRAELWLADPGRPRTLEFLAALAARGFASRCLARRREVSVLTLSARGAEPRA, from the coding sequence ATGCCTGTCGAAGAGGTCGCGGTGGGCGGGGTGCGTCTACGACTCGGCCGCCCCGCCGATCCTGAGTCGCTTTTGCGCGAAGAGGCCTTCGCCGACGAATCCTTGCTCCCCTACTGGGCCGAGTTGTGGCCGAGTGGGCGCTTGCTGGCCGAGTGGGTGGCAAAAAGTCCGAGCGTGCCGGGGCGGCGTGTGCTCGAGCTGGGCGCCGGGCTCGGCCTCCCCAGTCTGGTGGCCGCAGCGCGCGGAGCGGAGGTGGTCGCCAACGACTGGTCGGCCCCGGCGGTGCGCTGTCTGCGCGCAAACGCCGCGCGCAACGGTCTCGCGCTGCGCGTGCTGCGAGCCGATTGGGGGCAGCCGGAAGCGTTGCTGGCAAGCGCCCCGTTCGACCTCGTGCTGGCGGCCGACGTCCTCTATGAACGGCGGGCGGTGCGCCAACTGCTCGCGCTCGTGCCGAAGCTTCTTGGCAACCGCGCAGAGCTCTGGCTTGCCGACCCCGGCCGCCCCCGCACGCTCGAGTTCTTGGCGGCGCTCGCTGCCCGCGGCTTCGCTTCGCGTTGCCTCGCGCGACGGAGAGAGGTGTCGGTGTTGACGCTCAGCGCCCGCGGGGCCGAACCACGAGCGTGA
- a CDS encoding sigma-70 family RNA polymerase sigma factor, whose amino-acid sequence MEAATGTLDDAVEQRLQELIERGEEEGCVPLSEINKLIEELELEEEQADLVHQRLQALGIEVTDDCGRTEIAPGPEFENGQLADTTSDALALFLRDIRRYPLLTAREEIELAKRIEQGDLEAKERMINSNLRLVVSIAKKYQGQELSLLDLIQEGILGLIRAVEKFDWRRGYKFSTYATFWIRQAIQRGLANAARTIRVPVHIGQRQRKIARAERELQAQLGREPTDEELARATGLTVDQIIETREVHRAVTSLERPDGETELGDLLPAEQPEPHEEVELSLRDESVRKAIEQLPERERQVIKLRFGIDGDEPTPLRETGRRLGLSPEGVRRIEREALRKLAEKRELAALAEAA is encoded by the coding sequence ATGGAGGCCGCCACGGGGACACTCGACGACGCCGTCGAGCAGCGTTTGCAGGAACTGATCGAGAGGGGCGAGGAAGAGGGCTGCGTGCCGCTGTCTGAGATCAACAAGCTGATCGAGGAGCTAGAGCTCGAAGAGGAACAGGCGGACCTGGTTCATCAGCGCCTGCAAGCGCTGGGGATCGAAGTCACCGACGACTGCGGCCGCACCGAGATCGCGCCCGGCCCGGAGTTTGAGAACGGCCAGCTAGCGGACACCACCAGCGATGCGCTCGCCTTATTCCTGCGCGATATTCGACGTTACCCGCTGCTGACGGCGCGTGAGGAAATCGAACTTGCCAAGCGCATCGAGCAGGGCGACCTCGAAGCCAAAGAGCGGATGATCAATTCCAACCTCCGGCTCGTCGTCTCCATCGCTAAGAAGTACCAAGGGCAGGAGCTTTCGCTGCTGGACCTCATCCAGGAGGGCATCCTCGGCCTGATCAGAGCGGTCGAGAAGTTCGACTGGCGGCGCGGATACAAGTTCTCGACCTACGCGACCTTCTGGATCCGGCAAGCGATACAGCGTGGACTGGCGAACGCCGCCCGCACGATTCGCGTACCGGTCCACATCGGCCAGCGGCAGCGCAAGATCGCGCGTGCCGAGCGTGAGCTGCAAGCGCAGTTGGGACGCGAGCCGACCGACGAGGAGCTCGCGCGGGCGACCGGACTCACAGTGGACCAGATAATCGAGACGCGCGAAGTCCACCGCGCCGTGACGAGCCTCGAACGCCCAGACGGCGAGACCGAGCTCGGCGATCTCCTCCCGGCGGAACAGCCGGAACCCCACGAAGAGGTCGAACTAAGCCTGCGCGACGAGAGCGTGCGCAAGGCGATCGAGCAACTGCCGGAGCGCGAGCGTCAGGTGATCAAGCTGCGCTTCGGTATCGACGGCGACGAGCCGACGCCACTGCGGGAGACCGGGCGACGGCTTGGCCTCTCCCCCGAGGGCGTGCGGAGGATCGAGCGCGAGGCACTCCGCAAGCTTGCCGAGAAGCGCGAACTCGCGGCGCTCGCCGAAGCCGCCTAG
- a CDS encoding VOC family protein, whose product MRLEGIHHVTAICADAPRNVRFYVGTLGLRLVKRTVNQDDPSVYHLFYGDEEGSPGADITFFEYPGTPLGRPGDGMVHTVVWRVGSLAALDFWGERLEREGFPAERRGDKLRFADPEGLAHELVVYEGPERPLRARAPDVPLEFALQGFDGVRAYASNPERSRSLLEDQLAFEPVSSHAWRVAGSERSALYVYDPPPREPGVPGAGTVHHVAFASHPEDHAVWRERALAGGARATPIIDRHYFRSIYFREPSGVLFEIATIGPGFAVDEPPERLGERLSLPPRFEPLREQLERTLAPLPDPRAERTVRTRS is encoded by the coding sequence ATGAGGCTCGAGGGGATACACCACGTCACCGCGATCTGCGCCGACGCACCGCGCAACGTTCGTTTCTACGTCGGCACGCTCGGCTTGCGGCTGGTCAAGCGCACGGTCAATCAAGACGACCCGAGCGTGTACCACCTCTTCTACGGCGACGAGGAGGGAAGCCCCGGAGCCGACATCACGTTCTTCGAATATCCGGGAACCCCGCTGGGTCGGCCGGGCGACGGGATGGTGCACACGGTGGTTTGGAGAGTCGGCTCGCTTGCCGCTCTCGACTTCTGGGGCGAGCGTCTCGAACGTGAAGGTTTTCCTGCGGAGCGCCGCGGCGACAAGCTGCGGTTCGCTGACCCCGAAGGGCTGGCGCACGAGCTCGTTGTCTACGAGGGGCCGGAGCGGCCGTTGCGCGCTCGGGCTCCCGACGTCCCGCTGGAGTTCGCGCTGCAGGGGTTCGATGGCGTGCGCGCGTACGCTTCGAATCCCGAGCGCAGTCGTTCGCTGCTCGAGGATCAGCTCGCCTTCGAGCCGGTCTCATCGCACGCGTGGCGCGTAGCTGGCAGTGAGCGGTCGGCGCTCTACGTCTACGATCCGCCGCCTAGGGAGCCCGGGGTGCCAGGTGCGGGGACCGTCCACCACGTCGCCTTCGCGTCGCACCCGGAGGACCACGCTGTCTGGCGCGAGCGTGCGCTCGCTGGCGGCGCGCGGGCGACACCGATCATCGATCGCCACTACTTCCGCTCGATCTACTTCCGCGAACCGAGCGGCGTGCTGTTCGAGATCGCGACGATCGGGCCAGGGTTCGCCGTCGACGAACCGCCCGAGCGGTTAGGCGAACGGCTGAGCTTGCCACCGCGCTTCGAGCCGCTGCGCGAGCAGCTCGAGCGGACGCTTGCGCCGTTGCCTGATCCGCGTGCCGAGCGGACGGTGCGGACGCGCAGTTAG
- a CDS encoding acyl-CoA dehydrogenase family protein, with the protein MDASAAIESALPKQAPDAPFSMELSEEQREIRDWVHGFAENVIRPAAHEWDEREETPWPIIQEAAKIGLYGFEALAQFYADPTGLMLPIVNEELFWGDAGIAMAIMGTTLAVAGIYASGTPEQMAEWIPQCYGTPDDPKVAAFCVSEPDAGSDVSSLRTRARYDEAKDEWVLNGQKAWATNGGIANVHVVVASVEPELGARGQAAFIIPPGTKGLTPGQKLKKHGLRASHTAEVFLDDCRVPGRCLLGGKEKLDERLARAREGKRAKQHAAMRTFELSRPTVGAQAVGIARAAYEYALEYAKQRVQFGRPIIENQAIAFMLADMKMEIDCARLLVWRASWMGRTGKEFQNAEGSMSKLKAGEVAVWVTERAMQILGGNGYTREYPVERMHRDAKVYTIFEGTSEIQRLVIARAISGTYIR; encoded by the coding sequence ATGGACGCTTCCGCCGCAATCGAATCCGCACTTCCCAAGCAAGCACCGGACGCTCCTTTCTCGATGGAGCTGTCTGAGGAGCAGCGCGAGATCCGCGACTGGGTCCACGGTTTCGCCGAGAACGTGATCCGGCCGGCGGCGCACGAGTGGGACGAGCGCGAGGAGACGCCGTGGCCGATCATCCAGGAGGCCGCGAAGATCGGCCTTTACGGGTTCGAGGCGCTCGCGCAGTTCTACGCCGACCCGACGGGTCTGATGCTCCCGATCGTCAACGAGGAGCTGTTCTGGGGTGATGCCGGGATCGCGATGGCGATCATGGGCACGACCCTCGCCGTCGCCGGCATCTACGCCTCGGGTACGCCGGAGCAGATGGCCGAATGGATCCCGCAGTGCTATGGCACGCCCGACGACCCGAAGGTCGCCGCCTTCTGCGTCTCCGAACCGGATGCTGGCTCCGATGTCTCGTCACTGCGCACACGAGCGCGCTACGACGAGGCCAAGGACGAGTGGGTCCTGAACGGGCAGAAGGCCTGGGCGACTAACGGTGGGATCGCCAACGTGCACGTGGTCGTCGCCTCGGTCGAGCCCGAACTCGGAGCGCGTGGCCAGGCGGCGTTCATCATCCCGCCCGGCACGAAGGGTCTGACACCCGGCCAGAAGCTCAAGAAGCACGGTCTGCGGGCCTCGCACACGGCCGAGGTGTTCCTCGATGACTGCCGCGTCCCCGGTCGCTGTCTGCTAGGCGGCAAGGAGAAGCTCGACGAGCGCCTCGCCCGTGCCCGCGAAGGCAAGCGCGCGAAGCAGCACGCGGCGATGCGCACCTTCGAGCTTTCGCGTCCGACGGTCGGCGCGCAGGCAGTCGGGATCGCTCGCGCCGCCTACGAGTACGCACTGGAGTACGCGAAGCAGCGGGTCCAGTTCGGTCGCCCGATCATCGAGAACCAAGCGATCGCCTTCATGCTTGCGGACATGAAGATGGAGATCGACTGTGCCCGCCTGCTGGTGTGGCGCGCTTCGTGGATGGGGCGCACCGGCAAGGAGTTCCAGAACGCCGAGGGCTCGATGTCGAAGCTGAAGGCCGGCGAGGTCGCCGTATGGGTGACCGAGCGGGCGATGCAGATCCTCGGCGGCAACGGGTACACCCGCGAGTACCCCGTCGAGCGGATGCACCGCGACGCCAAGGTCTACACGATCTTCGAGGGGACCTCCGAGATCCAGCGGCTCGTGATCGCACGCGCGATCTCGGGCACCTACATCCGCTGA
- the speD gene encoding adenosylmethionine decarboxylase: MALGRQVLCEFWGAQGLDDEELARTALRRAVEAGGATLVRLEVHRFSPWGVSGVAVIAESHLALHTWPEHGYAAVDVFTCGDTDLDAMIDVMLEAYRPAWTQRRTIERGVHPETETVTGEDGAAERADLDDRVWVFEEREPASPIRAVYPVRRLLEAVRTDYQTAAVFESPGLGRVLAIDDIVQLTERDAFVYHELLAHPPLHAHPEPRTVAIVGGGDGHTLAEVLKHEVIEKVAVLELDRGIVELAKRHFEVAQEAFGNPRVELIIGDAFDTLADLDFRPDVILCDVPDPIGSAERLFGEDFYARCKDALADGGMLSAQTESAWWHAETLRACYEAIGRHFKEVSVTWGVVPSYPGAWWTFTIGSRRWEPWIVRREPELETRLYEPRYHSWFMMPRGLCERLPGLMGTSPLAARR; encoded by the coding sequence ATGGCTCTCGGACGGCAAGTTCTCTGCGAGTTCTGGGGTGCTCAAGGTCTCGACGATGAGGAGCTCGCGCGAACTGCGCTGCGGCGCGCCGTCGAGGCGGGCGGAGCGACGCTGGTCCGGCTTGAAGTGCACCGCTTTTCGCCCTGGGGGGTCTCCGGCGTCGCGGTGATTGCCGAGAGTCACCTCGCTCTCCACACGTGGCCCGAGCACGGCTACGCGGCCGTCGACGTGTTCACCTGTGGCGACACTGATCTCGACGCGATGATCGATGTGATGCTCGAGGCGTACCGGCCTGCCTGGACGCAGCGGCGGACGATCGAGCGTGGCGTGCATCCCGAGACCGAGACCGTCACCGGCGAAGATGGGGCGGCCGAGCGCGCCGACCTCGACGACCGAGTCTGGGTGTTCGAGGAGCGGGAGCCGGCGTCGCCGATCCGCGCGGTCTATCCGGTGCGCCGTCTGCTCGAGGCGGTGCGCACCGACTACCAGACAGCGGCTGTTTTCGAGAGTCCCGGCCTCGGTCGGGTGCTCGCGATCGACGACATCGTGCAACTAACCGAGCGTGATGCGTTCGTCTACCACGAGTTGCTAGCCCATCCGCCACTGCACGCGCACCCGGAGCCGAGGACGGTGGCGATCGTCGGCGGCGGCGACGGTCACACGCTCGCTGAGGTCCTCAAGCACGAGGTGATTGAGAAGGTCGCCGTGCTCGAGCTCGATCGCGGGATCGTCGAGTTGGCGAAGAGGCACTTCGAGGTGGCCCAGGAAGCGTTCGGCAATCCGCGCGTCGAACTGATCATCGGCGACGCCTTCGACACCCTCGCTGACCTCGACTTCCGTCCCGACGTGATCCTCTGCGACGTCCCCGATCCGATTGGCTCGGCCGAGCGCTTGTTCGGGGAGGACTTCTACGCGCGTTGCAAGGACGCTCTCGCGGACGGCGGAATGTTGAGCGCGCAGACCGAGTCGGCGTGGTGGCATGCCGAGACTCTGCGCGCGTGCTACGAGGCGATCGGTCGACACTTCAAGGAGGTGTCGGTCACGTGGGGAGTCGTGCCTTCATATCCCGGAGCGTGGTGGACTTTCACGATTGGCTCCCGCCGCTGGGAGCCGTGGATCGTGCGGCGCGAGCCGGAGCTGGAGACGCGCCTCTACGAGCCGCGCTACCACTCCTGGTTCATGATGCCGCGGGGACTCTGCGAGCGCCTACCCGGGCTGATGGGTACATCGCCGCTTGCGGCTAGGCGCTGA
- a CDS encoding MerR family transcriptional regulator: MKQANGASSARSDVEEQAELTIDQLAQRTGMTVRNIRAYQSRGLLPPPEVRGRTGYYGPEHVARIELIKELQADGFKLDHIRRLLDGAAGSSHEVLRFTRMLRMPFGDERTEVVTVEDLAARWRSRDPSLLERAIRLGLLRPLGDGRYEDLSPTLSRAGQELVEIGIPIEEALATLEAVKRHADAIARSFVKLFLEHIWLPFEREGTPEERWPEIADVLERLRPLALESVMAVFRLAMTEATERAFGRELQRFRRRLRDEERRARA, encoded by the coding sequence GTGAAGCAAGCGAACGGCGCTTCCTCTGCCCGCAGCGATGTCGAAGAACAAGCGGAGCTGACGATCGATCAGCTCGCCCAGCGTACGGGCATGACCGTGCGCAACATCCGCGCCTACCAGTCGCGCGGGCTGCTGCCACCGCCGGAGGTCCGCGGCCGCACCGGCTACTACGGACCCGAACACGTCGCCCGTATCGAGCTGATCAAGGAGCTGCAGGCGGACGGCTTCAAACTCGACCACATCCGCCGCCTGCTAGACGGTGCCGCGGGGTCGAGTCACGAGGTCCTGCGCTTCACCCGCATGTTGAGAATGCCGTTCGGCGACGAGCGCACGGAAGTCGTGACCGTCGAGGATCTCGCCGCCCGCTGGCGCAGCCGCGATCCGTCCTTGCTCGAGCGGGCTATTCGCCTCGGACTGCTGCGACCGCTCGGCGACGGGCGCTACGAGGACCTCAGCCCGACCCTCTCGCGCGCCGGCCAGGAACTGGTCGAGATCGGCATCCCGATCGAGGAGGCATTGGCGACCCTCGAAGCGGTCAAGCGCCACGCGGACGCCATCGCCCGCAGCTTCGTCAAGTTGTTCCTCGAGCACATCTGGTTGCCGTTCGAGCGCGAGGGCACACCGGAGGAACGCTGGCCGGAGATCGCTGACGTGCTCGAACGGCTCCGTCCGCTCGCGCTGGAGTCGGTTATGGCGGTCTTCCGGCTGGCGATGACCGAAGCCACCGAGCGCGCCTTCGGGCGCGAGCTGCAGCGCTTCAGGCGGCGGCTGCGTGACGAAGAACGCCGAGCCCGCGCCTGA
- a CDS encoding AI-2E family transporter: MERRQVPRDVIVVPRWVQLVGLPLLVIGAWAVANAAGRVLLLFVVAAVVALILNPLVRLFQRARLPRGVAIAVVYLAFVALLAGVIALLANPVAGQVESFRQSVPNYVRSAERGLTEAQDWLDQRGIKVNLSRGGESALSRLERDLTSRSGELVTFTRDLVQRVIEGLFSLVLVIVISIYMLIYGPRFAGQVRRLLPAAEPGDRERDLPARIEHSVARYIGGQLAFSTIMGASAALMLWLLGFLGVFSAGRDYAVFFGVFFGVMELLPFIGPVLGAIPPIVVALLESPLSAVWVGLAFVALQQLEGHVVAPNVFGRALRINPLLVIFALLFGGHLYGITGALVALPVAAMLRELAAYARDNMVFEPWPAATTKAAGEPLVELGERDHDANRHENDDQHLHHEPEAGEPHERSVRHRA; the protein is encoded by the coding sequence ATGGAGCGTCGGCAAGTGCCACGGGACGTGATCGTCGTTCCCCGCTGGGTACAGCTGGTCGGCTTGCCGCTCCTGGTTATCGGTGCTTGGGCGGTGGCGAACGCGGCCGGTCGCGTGCTCTTGCTGTTCGTGGTCGCTGCGGTAGTGGCTTTGATCCTCAACCCGCTGGTGCGCTTATTTCAGCGGGCGCGGCTGCCCCGCGGGGTCGCCATCGCGGTCGTCTACTTAGCGTTCGTGGCGCTCCTGGCGGGCGTCATCGCGCTGCTTGCGAATCCCGTAGCGGGCCAGGTCGAATCGTTCCGACAGAGCGTCCCGAACTACGTGCGTAGCGCCGAACGAGGTCTCACTGAAGCCCAGGACTGGCTCGACCAGCGGGGCATCAAGGTCAATCTGAGTCGCGGTGGCGAGAGCGCGCTGTCGCGCCTCGAGCGCGATCTAACGTCGCGGTCCGGGGAGCTCGTGACGTTCACGCGCGACCTCGTCCAACGCGTCATCGAGGGCTTGTTTTCGCTCGTTTTGGTGATCGTGATCTCGATCTACATGCTGATCTACGGGCCGCGCTTCGCTGGCCAGGTGCGGCGGTTATTACCGGCGGCGGAGCCCGGCGATCGCGAACGCGATCTGCCCGCGCGCATCGAGCACTCGGTGGCGCGTTACATCGGTGGCCAACTCGCCTTTTCAACGATCATGGGCGCGAGCGCCGCGCTCATGTTGTGGTTGCTCGGTTTCCTCGGCGTGTTCTCGGCCGGGCGCGACTACGCGGTCTTCTTCGGCGTCTTCTTCGGTGTCATGGAGTTGTTGCCGTTTATCGGGCCGGTACTGGGAGCGATCCCGCCGATCGTCGTTGCGCTCCTCGAGAGTCCGCTATCGGCGGTTTGGGTTGGTCTTGCCTTCGTCGCACTGCAGCAGCTCGAAGGTCACGTCGTCGCCCCCAACGTGTTTGGCCGTGCCCTGCGCATCAACCCTCTGCTTGTCATCTTCGCGCTGCTCTTCGGAGGGCACCTATACGGCATCACCGGCGCATTAGTGGCCTTGCCGGTCGCGGCGATGCTGCGCGAGCTGGCGGCCTACGCGCGCGACAACATGGTTTTTGAACCGTGGCCAGCGGCCACTACGAAGGCGGCTGGCGAACCGCTAGTAGAGCTTGGTGAGCGCGATCACGATGCCAATCGTCACGAAAATGACGATCAGCACCTGCATCACGAGCCAGAAGCGGGGGAGCCGCACGAGCGCAGCGTACGGCACCGCGCTTAA